A stretch of the Candidatus Dormiibacterota bacterium genome encodes the following:
- a CDS encoding GNAT family N-acetyltransferase — translation MPSRSLKPIETPRLRLRGWLPEDVEPWARMNADPRVMEFFVGTTPRERSLEQARLLRDGLQRDGYGWFVLELRDEPGFAGVIAVADIGWDAPFEPRREVGWRLPVDRWGNGYATEGASAALRYAFNELGWQEVVAMTATSNERSQKVMRRLGMTRNPADDFDHPRIPAGHPIRRHVLYRLRSTYVHALPR, via the coding sequence GTGCCGTCAAGATCGCTAAAGCCTATCGAGACACCGCGCCTTCGACTGCGTGGGTGGCTTCCCGAAGATGTCGAGCCGTGGGCGCGGATGAACGCCGACCCGCGTGTAATGGAATTTTTCGTCGGTACGACGCCGAGGGAGCGTTCGCTCGAACAAGCTAGGCTTCTGCGTGACGGCCTTCAGCGCGACGGTTATGGCTGGTTCGTTCTTGAACTACGCGACGAACCCGGATTCGCGGGCGTGATTGCCGTGGCGGATATCGGTTGGGATGCGCCATTCGAACCGCGGCGTGAAGTCGGATGGCGATTGCCCGTCGACCGTTGGGGCAATGGTTATGCGACCGAGGGGGCATCCGCGGCGCTGCGATATGCCTTCAACGAACTGGGCTGGCAGGAGGTGGTTGCGATGACTGCTACGAGCAACGAACGTTCGCAAAAAGTGATGCGGCGTTTAGGAATGACGCGTAATCCTGCGGACGACTTTGACCATCCGCGCATTCCGGCTGGGCACCCGATCCGTCGCCACGTCCTCTATCGATTGCGCTCGACGTATGTTCACGCCCTCCCAAGGTAG
- the fliP gene encoding flagellar type III secretion system pore protein FliP (The bacterial flagellar biogenesis protein FliP forms a type III secretion system (T3SS)-type pore required for flagellar assembly.) → MDALLHVASSRGTLPLDVLAGLTLLAVLPFLLVMCTSFVRIVVVLSLVRSAIGASALPPNAVITGLALVLTLVVMTPTLQRIGHDAVDPYSRGALSQSQAFERSVIPLRAFMLRQTHVADIALFDRIAHRAGTLPRSAPLVVLIPAFVVGELRSAFAIGFALYLPFVAIDLAVAAMLMGLGMMMLSPPVVSLPVKLLLFVMVDGWALVCGGVAASFR, encoded by the coding sequence ATGGACGCACTCTTGCACGTGGCATCCAGCCGCGGAACGCTCCCGCTCGACGTCTTAGCCGGGCTGACGTTGCTCGCAGTCTTACCGTTTCTTCTCGTCATGTGCACATCGTTCGTTCGGATCGTCGTCGTGCTCTCGCTCGTGCGCTCGGCGATCGGCGCCTCCGCCCTACCGCCCAACGCCGTGATCACGGGGTTGGCATTGGTGCTCACGCTCGTGGTGATGACCCCGACGCTCCAACGCATCGGGCACGACGCCGTTGACCCCTACTCGCGTGGAGCGCTTTCGCAATCGCAGGCGTTCGAGCGGTCCGTCATTCCGTTGCGAGCGTTCATGCTGCGGCAAACGCACGTGGCCGATATCGCGCTCTTCGACCGCATCGCGCATCGCGCCGGTACGCTTCCACGCAGCGCTCCGCTGGTGGTACTCATACCGGCGTTCGTGGTCGGCGAACTGCGTAGTGCCTTCGCGATCGGTTTCGCGCTCTATCTGCCGTTCGTCGCGATCGATCTCGCGGTCGCGGCGATGCTGATGGGCCTCGGAATGATGATGTTATCGCCGCCGGTCGTGTCGTTGCCGGTCAAGCTGCTGCTTTTCGTGATGGTCGACGGCTGGGCGCTGGTGTGCGGCGGCGTCGCTGCGAGCTTCCGGTGA
- a CDS encoding EscN/YscN/HrcN family type III secretion system ATPase, whose protein sequence is MRAHVIARGTVVRARGQFVELAMPRAALGATVTIATLPDPTMATIYALDAEGTASAALHGDCAGLRAGTGAYLSRAALLAPLGTCALGRAVDARLRPLDAKARLDGPLVALDARPPLPDERATVTQPLWTGIRPIDALLTIGRGARVGIFGAPGIGKSTLLETIARGVSCDAVVVALIGERGREAQQWLQRIDARTTIVCATGDRPPAERMRAADVAVAQAGALRARGLDVLVLMDSLARYAGAARELAVASGESVGRAGFPPSVIGRLALLLERFGPAYGGSTTLLATVLNDGDDRDPISEAARSLLDGHIALSGELAAAGRYPAIDVLQSVSRTMHHAAAPSHRHAATAVRAALESLERTREARSLGIPCHAEGLSHALQAEPALRRFLQQGSEPSPAAATLAALGQIADTLGEAHGYLD, encoded by the coding sequence TTGCGGGCGCACGTGATCGCGCGCGGTACGGTCGTGCGCGCGCGCGGGCAATTCGTCGAACTTGCGATGCCCCGCGCCGCGCTCGGAGCCACCGTCACGATCGCGACGTTGCCCGATCCGACGATGGCGACGATCTATGCACTCGACGCCGAGGGAACCGCAAGCGCGGCGTTGCACGGCGATTGCGCGGGTTTGCGCGCAGGCACGGGCGCGTACCTTAGCCGCGCCGCGTTACTAGCGCCGCTCGGGACGTGCGCGCTCGGTCGCGCCGTCGACGCGCGCCTGCGCCCCTTGGACGCCAAGGCCCGGCTCGACGGGCCCTTGGTCGCGCTCGATGCGCGGCCTCCGCTTCCCGACGAACGCGCCACGGTTACGCAACCGCTCTGGACGGGCATTCGTCCGATCGATGCGCTGCTGACGATCGGCCGCGGCGCCCGCGTCGGCATCTTCGGTGCGCCCGGGATCGGCAAGAGCACGTTGCTGGAAACCATTGCGCGCGGCGTCTCGTGCGATGCGGTCGTCGTCGCGTTGATCGGCGAACGCGGACGCGAGGCGCAGCAGTGGCTTCAACGCATCGACGCGCGTACCACGATCGTGTGCGCTACGGGCGATCGCCCGCCCGCGGAGCGAATGCGCGCGGCGGATGTGGCGGTGGCGCAAGCCGGCGCCTTGCGCGCGCGCGGGCTCGACGTGTTGGTGCTCATGGATAGCCTCGCGCGCTATGCGGGCGCGGCTCGCGAGCTCGCCGTCGCGTCCGGCGAAAGCGTTGGGCGAGCCGGCTTTCCTCCGAGCGTGATCGGGCGTTTGGCGCTGTTGCTGGAGCGATTTGGGCCGGCCTACGGCGGTTCGACGACGCTCCTGGCCACGGTGCTCAACGACGGCGACGACCGCGACCCGATCAGCGAAGCGGCCCGCTCGCTGCTGGACGGGCACATTGCGCTCAGCGGCGAGCTTGCCGCCGCCGGCCGCTACCCGGCCATCGACGTGCTGCAAAGCGTGAGCCGAACGATGCACCATGCCGCCGCGCCGTCGCATCGTCATGCGGCTACCGCCGTCCGCGCAGCGCTCGAATCGCTCGAGCGCACGCGCGAGGCCCGCTCCTTGGGCATTCCCTGTCACGCCGAGGGCTTAAGCCACGCTTTGCAGGCAGAGCCCGCGCTGCGGCGGTTCCTGCAGCAAGGAAGCGAGCCGTCGCCGGCGGCCGCAACACTAGCGGCACTCGGGCAGATTGCCGATACTCTGGGAGAAGCCCATGGATATCTCGACTGA
- a CDS encoding BrnT family toxin, whose amino-acid sequence MSGSFESVEWDAAKSEKNRLLRGFGFAYAARVFLEEYVEEESRGNFGERRFVVTGAVDDLVLTLVWTPRGTARRIISARRASRSERRMYYAYYP is encoded by the coding sequence GTGAGTGGTTCTTTTGAGTCCGTCGAGTGGGATGCTGCTAAGAGCGAGAAAAACAGGTTACTGCGGGGCTTCGGCTTTGCTTATGCAGCGCGTGTGTTTCTGGAAGAGTACGTCGAAGAAGAGTCCCGCGGTAACTTTGGCGAGCGGCGGTTCGTGGTTACGGGTGCTGTCGATGACCTCGTCTTGACGCTCGTATGGACGCCGCGCGGTACGGCGCGGCGCATCATTTCCGCTCGACGTGCATCACGAAGCGAGAGGCGAATGTATTATGCCTATTATCCGTAA
- a CDS encoding helix-turn-helix domain-containing protein, protein MPIIRKKLSQLGRGDRDYSFPKPTEAQIQNWKREDGDADFEFTDNARFVCNVNVRALRERLGLTQEEFARRYRFPLRSVQEWEQGRKRPAPGTMTLLLAISRKPKALADALT, encoded by the coding sequence ATGCCTATTATCCGTAAGAAGCTTTCGCAATTGGGGCGCGGCGATCGCGACTATTCGTTTCCGAAGCCGACCGAAGCACAGATTCAGAACTGGAAGAGAGAAGATGGCGATGCGGATTTCGAGTTTACCGATAACGCTCGCTTCGTCTGCAATGTAAACGTGCGTGCCCTTCGCGAGCGGCTTGGCCTTACGCAAGAAGAATTTGCGCGACGCTATCGCTTCCCGCTGCGTAGCGTGCAGGAGTGGGAGCAAGGACGTAAGCGCCCGGCCCCCGGCACGATGACGCTGCTGCTCGCGATTTCGCGCAAGCCGAAAGCGCTTGCCGATGCCCTGACCTAA
- a CDS encoding retropepsin-like aspartic protease, producing the protein MRVLLCALAVCLMGAQASVPSSPPPTIHLESALRAYLATIANLHVRDVRRYEERGTIVGLGSTGTFHNVRDGDRERSDEQIGIQTETELRDGDRIYEQNPNGDVRLLAGISLRRSITEHDISSGDFARNPSYDTMLGLGRLADGRLVWIIRVAPPGGETYHVGLDARTFLVDEIAYVNDDTIHTVDSSDYHVVHGLLVPYTQVESDGDPSLDITSRITSVVIDPTIAQDAFAPLVSTTVDASQPVSVPLRSYAGLLFVAVRIHGITANFLLDSGSQGIVISPTLARRLNLVPQGRLQVSGIARTAANGIVALGALHIGSVRVPVHVASVVDLSTVINQGFPVDGVLGYPLFAEAEVRIDPDLHELTIAKPGMLPVRGSPVTIDTDRELPEMLATLNGVQGRFYVDTGDTAELLVFQHFLDRHPGLVSTVGKAQVLERGIGGWNYATKVIVDQLYFGPFRMFHRFASVVLAKHGAFADQNDAGNIGYATLRNFVMTFDLANRVLYLDRARDFDDGRYRPLNQP; encoded by the coding sequence GTGCGAGTACTGCTCTGCGCCCTCGCCGTTTGTTTGATGGGTGCGCAAGCTTCCGTCCCTTCCAGCCCACCACCGACCATTCACCTTGAGAGCGCGTTGCGCGCCTATCTCGCGACGATCGCGAACCTGCACGTACGCGACGTTCGCCGTTATGAAGAGCGTGGCACGATCGTCGGGCTCGGCAGCACCGGCACGTTCCACAACGTTCGCGACGGCGATCGCGAGCGCAGCGACGAGCAGATCGGCATTCAAACCGAAACGGAATTACGCGACGGCGACCGTATCTACGAACAGAATCCTAACGGCGACGTACGGCTGCTAGCGGGCATTTCGCTACGGCGCAGCATCACCGAACACGACATATCGTCGGGCGACTTCGCGCGCAACCCGTCGTACGACACGATGTTGGGGCTAGGCCGGCTTGCCGACGGCCGCCTCGTGTGGATCATCCGCGTCGCGCCGCCCGGCGGCGAGACGTATCACGTCGGCTTAGATGCGCGCACCTTTCTGGTCGACGAGATTGCCTACGTGAACGACGATACGATTCACACGGTCGACAGCAGCGACTATCACGTCGTCCACGGCTTGCTCGTACCGTACACGCAAGTTGAATCGGATGGCGATCCGTCGCTCGATATCACCAGCCGCATCACGAGCGTCGTCATCGATCCTACGATTGCCCAAGACGCGTTCGCCCCGCTGGTTTCGACGACGGTCGATGCGTCGCAGCCCGTAAGCGTGCCGCTTCGATCCTATGCGGGCCTGCTCTTCGTTGCGGTGCGGATCCACGGCATCACCGCGAACTTTTTGCTCGACTCCGGCTCGCAGGGTATCGTCATCTCACCCACGCTCGCCCGGCGATTGAACCTTGTGCCGCAAGGGCGCTTGCAGGTGAGCGGTATCGCGCGCACGGCGGCTAACGGTATCGTTGCGCTCGGCGCGCTGCATATCGGATCGGTGCGGGTGCCGGTGCACGTGGCATCGGTTGTGGATCTCAGCACGGTGATCAACCAAGGGTTCCCGGTCGACGGCGTTCTCGGCTACCCGCTCTTTGCCGAGGCCGAGGTGCGCATCGATCCGGACTTGCACGAACTCACGATTGCAAAGCCGGGCATGCTCCCGGTGCGGGGTAGCCCCGTCACCATCGATACCGACCGCGAACTGCCGGAAATGCTCGCAACGCTCAACGGCGTGCAAGGGCGCTTCTACGTCGATACCGGCGACACGGCGGAGTTGCTGGTGTTCCAGCATTTTCTCGACCGGCATCCGGGCTTGGTGAGCACCGTCGGCAAAGCGCAAGTGCTAGAGCGCGGCATCGGTGGCTGGAACTACGCTACCAAGGTGATCGTCGACCAACTCTACTTTGGGCCGTTCCGCATGTTCCACCGTTTCGCAAGCGTCGTTCTCGCCAAACACGGAGCGTTTGCGGATCAAAACGATGCCGGCAATATCGGCTACGCCACACTGCGCAACTTCGTCATGACCTTCGACTTAGCCAATCGCGTGCTCTACCTCGATCGCGCGCGCGATTTCGACGACGGACGCTATCGGCCGCTGAACCAGCCCTAG
- a CDS encoding methylenetetrahydrofolate reductase, with protein MRISEALANTRPFFSFEFFPPKDEAGSRQLFAAIEQLLPLRPAFVSITYGAGGSSRARTVALAKQIQQEIGLTVMAHVTCVGSTRAELRALFDDLARAGVQNVLALRGDPPKGASDFQAPAGGFAYASELIAML; from the coding sequence ATGCGTATCAGCGAAGCGCTTGCGAACACGCGGCCGTTCTTTTCGTTCGAGTTCTTTCCGCCCAAGGATGAGGCCGGTTCGCGCCAGCTATTCGCGGCAATCGAGCAGCTCTTGCCGCTGCGTCCCGCATTCGTCTCGATTACCTATGGGGCGGGCGGATCCTCGCGCGCGCGTACGGTCGCCTTGGCCAAGCAGATCCAGCAAGAGATCGGCCTGACGGTGATGGCGCACGTCACCTGCGTGGGTTCGACGCGGGCCGAATTGCGAGCGCTCTTCGACGATCTGGCCCGAGCCGGCGTGCAGAACGTGCTCGCGTTGCGCGGCGATCCGCCCAAGGGCGCAAGCGATTTCCAGGCCCCGGCCGGTGGCTTCGCCTATGCGAGCGAGCTAATTGCGATGCTC
- a CDS encoding flagellar M-ring protein FliF C-terminal domain-containing protein — translation MAYVEALLAWWKLLPRRLRWSGGIAAVTLSCAAIVAGVLAHAPRVALFATPLHAEQLREVEDRLASWNVAFTPTADNVTIAAGARSRLLLQLSLAGVPHAHLSSSSETLAAVGMLTPQSVIDAQARDGLAGDIARSLRGIRGIDDARVIIAPAHASEFADQNTTQATASVRLRMHPGAMLAPQAVTGIRAFVAASVAGLTPARVTLLDDRGIALDANAEQSDAGALQAALQSALDAAFGAGTSIVRVHTETDPLSIERHRVRRSVIAGAPIASTGTEESYVQGGKRYLKRASQSDRGSDTEETTSRGAPGRLARTTTAVFVDRARAIDLANIRELAAATVGFDARRGDRLTVQAVDFQRDPAPVHDVWWLLYGAIVPLLPALALAFGGVVVARIAARPMVGALAAAFERATIARRSQAVAGYTPAGVRGALANEPPHAAAAIISALPAATAAAVLELYPQHERDAIVRRMQRPHSPLFPDAQEVLSRHA, via the coding sequence GTGGCCTACGTTGAGGCACTCCTGGCTTGGTGGAAGTTGTTACCGCGCAGATTGCGGTGGAGCGGCGGCATTGCCGCCGTCACACTATCGTGCGCGGCAATCGTTGCGGGCGTCCTCGCCCACGCTCCGCGCGTCGCGCTGTTCGCAACGCCGCTGCACGCCGAGCAACTGCGCGAGGTCGAAGACCGGCTCGCTTCTTGGAACGTCGCGTTTACGCCGACCGCCGACAACGTGACGATCGCCGCCGGCGCGCGCAGCCGGTTGCTGCTGCAGCTCTCGCTGGCAGGCGTTCCGCACGCGCACCTGTCCTCGTCCAGCGAGACCCTGGCGGCCGTCGGCATGCTGACGCCGCAATCGGTGATCGACGCGCAAGCGCGCGACGGGCTGGCCGGCGATATCGCGCGGAGCCTGCGCGGCATCCGCGGAATCGACGACGCGCGCGTGATCATCGCGCCGGCGCACGCAAGCGAATTCGCCGACCAGAACACCACCCAAGCAACGGCGAGCGTGCGATTGCGGATGCATCCCGGAGCGATGCTCGCTCCCCAGGCCGTAACCGGCATTCGCGCCTTCGTCGCGGCGAGCGTCGCGGGATTAACGCCCGCCCGCGTGACGTTGCTCGACGACCGCGGGATCGCACTCGACGCGAATGCGGAGCAAAGCGATGCGGGAGCGCTGCAGGCGGCACTACAATCTGCGCTGGACGCCGCGTTCGGCGCCGGTACCAGTATCGTTCGCGTGCACACCGAGACCGATCCGCTCTCGATCGAACGGCATCGCGTGCGGCGTTCGGTGATCGCGGGCGCGCCGATCGCTTCAACCGGAACCGAAGAGTCGTACGTGCAGGGCGGTAAGCGCTATCTCAAGCGCGCATCGCAGAGCGATCGTGGGAGCGATACGGAGGAAACCACCTCGCGCGGCGCGCCCGGCCGGTTAGCCCGCACGACGACCGCCGTGTTCGTCGATCGGGCGCGCGCGATCGATCTCGCGAACATTCGCGAGCTTGCTGCTGCGACCGTCGGCTTCGATGCGCGGCGCGGCGATCGTCTCACGGTTCAAGCGGTCGATTTTCAACGCGATCCGGCGCCGGTGCACGACGTCTGGTGGCTACTCTACGGTGCGATCGTACCGTTGCTCCCCGCCTTGGCGTTGGCGTTTGGCGGCGTCGTGGTCGCGCGAATCGCCGCCCGGCCGATGGTGGGCGCTCTTGCCGCCGCCTTCGAGCGCGCCACGATCGCGCGCCGTTCGCAAGCGGTTGCCGGCTATACGCCGGCCGGCGTGCGCGGCGCGCTCGCGAACGAGCCGCCGCACGCCGCGGCCGCGATTATCAGCGCGCTGCCGGCGGCAACGGCCGCCGCCGTGCTCGAACTCTACCCGCAACACGAGCGCGATGCGATCGTGCGACGCATGCAGCGCCCGCATTCGCCGCTGTTCCCGGACGCGCAGGAAGTGCTCTCGCGCCATGCCTGA
- a CDS encoding lytic transglycosylase domain-containing protein has product MDISTDLAAVAARIAQITGTPPPMPMADGTGIDGLPLLNPNSPSFAAMVQAAIDGQGNAPLDPANSAFSADAASNAPAMVPPAQIDQLVSANATTFGVDPNLVKAIIANESGFNANATSKVGAQGLMQLMPGTAAGLGVSNAYDPAQNVWGGTKYIKGLMDRFGGDVRKAVAAYNAGPGAVEKYGGVPPYAETQNYVQNVLASYAKYSAHR; this is encoded by the coding sequence ATGGATATCTCGACTGATTTAGCCGCGGTCGCCGCGCGCATCGCCCAAATTACCGGTACGCCCCCGCCCATGCCGATGGCCGACGGTACCGGTATCGACGGCTTGCCGTTACTCAATCCGAACAGCCCGTCGTTCGCGGCGATGGTGCAGGCTGCCATCGACGGCCAGGGCAACGCCCCGCTCGATCCGGCCAACTCGGCCTTCAGCGCCGACGCGGCTTCGAACGCCCCGGCAATGGTCCCGCCTGCGCAGATCGATCAACTGGTGAGCGCCAACGCGACGACGTTCGGCGTCGACCCGAATTTGGTCAAAGCGATCATCGCCAACGAGTCCGGCTTCAACGCGAACGCCACGTCGAAGGTCGGCGCGCAGGGTTTGATGCAGCTCATGCCCGGCACCGCCGCGGGCCTCGGCGTCAGCAACGCATACGATCCCGCGCAGAACGTCTGGGGCGGAACCAAATACATCAAAGGCTTGATGGATCGCTTCGGCGGCGACGTGCGCAAGGCCGTCGCAGCGTACAACGCCGGCCCCGGCGCGGTGGAGAAGTACGGCGGCGTCCCACCCTATGCCGAAACGCAGAATTACGTTCAGAACGTGCTCGCCAGCTACGCGAAGTACAGCGCCCACCGCTAG
- a CDS encoding flagellar hook-basal body complex protein FliE → MTVEPLVPDIAVPLQRSHDAKPSLFARALDAIGDTLRSAEGAEDRFATHTGSLQDAVIARARADVALSIATAAAQRSAQALQSILNMQV, encoded by the coding sequence ATGACCGTCGAGCCCCTCGTCCCCGACATCGCCGTCCCCCTCCAACGGTCGCACGATGCGAAGCCGTCGCTGTTCGCGCGGGCGCTGGACGCGATCGGCGACACCCTGCGATCGGCGGAAGGCGCCGAGGATCGCTTCGCCACGCACACCGGTTCGCTTCAAGATGCGGTGATCGCGCGAGCGCGTGCCGACGTTGCACTGTCGATCGCGACGGCGGCGGCGCAGCGAAGCGCGCAGGCGCTCCAGAGCATCCTCAACATGCAGGTGTAA
- the fliN gene encoding flagellar motor switch protein FliN, with amino-acid sequence MTIDQKKFARDRANLDVLMHVPLSVTAELGKCKMSVNEVLKLGTGSIIELDRLAGGPVDLLVNNKLVARGEVVAVDENFGVRVTELISRPSPP; translated from the coding sequence ATGACGATCGATCAAAAGAAATTCGCGCGAGATCGCGCCAATCTCGACGTGCTGATGCACGTTCCGCTTTCGGTAACCGCAGAGCTCGGCAAGTGTAAGATGTCGGTCAACGAAGTGCTCAAGCTCGGCACGGGCTCCATCATCGAGCTCGATCGGCTCGCCGGCGGACCGGTCGATTTGTTGGTCAACAACAAACTCGTCGCCCGCGGAGAAGTCGTCGCCGTCGACGAGAACTTCGGGGTTCGCGTCACCGAACTGATCTCGCGACCCTCGCCTCCATAG
- a CDS encoding FliH/SctL family protein: MPDAFVPLAAYLFPDPPPCDSPPEAAPPETVECSSAPVDAAAAAVFGAFVAQIKRMRAALEDACAARIETFMRDLGATILGRELRLAPVDIAAIVDDALAELRRDLPLGIRVHPDDLHALHTMQLPVIPDAKLRRGDVAIDVRHGSIDVSLGARFEALLDACGRT; this comes from the coding sequence ATGCCTGACGCATTCGTTCCATTGGCAGCCTACCTGTTTCCCGATCCGCCACCCTGTGATAGCCCGCCGGAAGCTGCTCCGCCGGAAACCGTGGAATGCAGCAGCGCGCCGGTCGATGCCGCCGCCGCTGCCGTATTCGGCGCGTTCGTCGCGCAGATAAAGCGGATGCGGGCCGCGCTCGAGGATGCGTGCGCGGCGAGGATCGAAACGTTCATGCGCGACCTCGGCGCCACTATTCTCGGGCGCGAATTGCGTCTGGCTCCGGTCGATATCGCCGCGATCGTCGATGACGCGCTTGCCGAACTGCGCCGCGACCTCCCGCTCGGCATCCGCGTGCACCCCGACGACCTCCACGCCCTGCATACGATGCAGCTCCCAGTCATTCCCGACGCGAAGTTGCGGCGCGGCGACGTGGCGATCGACGTTCGTCACGGCAGCATCGACGTTTCGCTCGGAGCTCGCTTCGAGGCGCTCCTCGACGCTTGCGGGCGCACGTGA